The proteins below come from a single Pelecanus crispus isolate bPelCri1 chromosome 19, bPelCri1.pri, whole genome shotgun sequence genomic window:
- the B3GAT1 gene encoding galactosylgalactosylxylosylprotein 3-beta-glucuronosyltransferase 1 isoform X2, whose amino-acid sequence MPKRRDILAIVLIVLPWTLLITVWHQSTIAPLLAVHKACGCFIKLFILSTQLQHYPGLSDDGGDSRRDLAAGLDSKEYCLSDRDIVEVVRTEYVYTRPPPWSDTLPTIHVITPTYSRPVQKAELTRLANTLLHVPNLHWILVEDSQRRTPLITRLLRDTGLNYTHLNVETPRNYKLRGDMRDPRIPRGTMQRNLALRWLRETFNKNNSQPGIVYFADDDNTYSLELFEEMRSTRKVSVWPVAFVGGLRYESPKVNAAGKVYGWKTVFDPHRPFAIDMAGFAVNLRLILQRSQAYFKLRGVKGGYQESSLLRELVTLSDLEPKAANCTKILVWHTRTEKPVLVNEGKKGFTDPNVEI is encoded by the exons ATGCCGAAGAGACGAGACATCCTGGCTATCGTGCTGATAGTTCTGCCCTGGACACTGCTAATCACCGTCTGGCACCAGAGCACCATTGCTCCACTGCTTGCAGTGCACAAGG CCTGTGGGTGCTTTATAAAGTTGTTTATTCTGAGCACTCAGCTGCAGCATTATCCTGGGCTTTCAG ATGATGGTGGTGACTCCCGGCGTGATCTCGCTGCAGGCTTGGACTCCAAGGAATACTGCTTGTCGGACCGGGACATTGTGGAGGTGGTGAGGACAGAATATGTTTATACCCGCCCACCCCCATGGTCAGACACCCTTCCCACCATCCACGTCATTACACCCACCTACAGCCGGCCCGTACAGAAGGCAGAGCTGACGCGCCTGGCCAACACCCTCCTGCACGTGCCAAACCTGCACTGGATCCTGGTGGAGGACTCACAGCGGCGCACGCCTCTCATCACCCGGCTGCTGCGGGACACGGGGCTTAACTACACCCACCTCAACGTAGAGACACCCCGCAACTACAAGCTGCGGGGAGACATGAGGGATCCCCGCATTCCCCGGGGAACCATGCAGAGGAACCTTGCCCTGAGATGGCTGAGAGAGACctttaacaaaaataacagcCAGCCTGGGATTGTTTACTTTGCCGATGACGATAACACCTACAGCCTGGAGCTCTTTGAGGAG ATGCGCAGCACCAGAAAGGTGTCAGTGTGGCCAGTAGCCTTCGTCGGTGGCTTGCGCTACGAGTCACCCAAAGTGAACGCTGCAGGGAAGGTCTATGGCTGGAAAACTGTGTTCGACCCCCATCGCCCCTTTGCTATAGACATGGCGGGGTTTGCTGTGAACCTCAGACTGATCCTCCAGCGATCTCAGGCTTACTTCAAACTGCGAGGAGTGAAGGGAGGCTACCAAGAGAGCAGCCTGCTCCGGGAACTAGTGACCCTGAGTGACCTTGAGCCGAAAGCTGCCAATTGCACTAAG
- the B3GAT1 gene encoding galactosylgalactosylxylosylprotein 3-beta-glucuronosyltransferase 1 isoform X3, which produces MPKRRDILAIVLIVLPWTLLITVWHQSTIAPLLAVHKGKNDGGDSRRDLAAGLDSKEYCLSDRDIVEVVRTEYVYTRPPPWSDTLPTIHVITPTYSRPVQKAELTRLANTLLHVPNLHWILVEDSQRRTPLITRLLRDTGLNYTHLNVETPRNYKLRGDMRDPRIPRGTMQRNLALRWLRETFNKNNSQPGIVYFADDDNTYSLELFEEMRSTRKVSVWPVAFVGGLRYESPKVNAAGKVYGWKTVFDPHRPFAIDMAGFAVNLRLILQRSQAYFKLRGVKGGYQESSLLRELVTLSDLEPKAANCTKILVWHTRTEKPVLVNEGKKGFTDPNVEI; this is translated from the exons ATGCCGAAGAGACGAGACATCCTGGCTATCGTGCTGATAGTTCTGCCCTGGACACTGCTAATCACCGTCTGGCACCAGAGCACCATTGCTCCACTGCTTGCAGTGCACAAGG GGAAAA ATGATGGTGGTGACTCCCGGCGTGATCTCGCTGCAGGCTTGGACTCCAAGGAATACTGCTTGTCGGACCGGGACATTGTGGAGGTGGTGAGGACAGAATATGTTTATACCCGCCCACCCCCATGGTCAGACACCCTTCCCACCATCCACGTCATTACACCCACCTACAGCCGGCCCGTACAGAAGGCAGAGCTGACGCGCCTGGCCAACACCCTCCTGCACGTGCCAAACCTGCACTGGATCCTGGTGGAGGACTCACAGCGGCGCACGCCTCTCATCACCCGGCTGCTGCGGGACACGGGGCTTAACTACACCCACCTCAACGTAGAGACACCCCGCAACTACAAGCTGCGGGGAGACATGAGGGATCCCCGCATTCCCCGGGGAACCATGCAGAGGAACCTTGCCCTGAGATGGCTGAGAGAGACctttaacaaaaataacagcCAGCCTGGGATTGTTTACTTTGCCGATGACGATAACACCTACAGCCTGGAGCTCTTTGAGGAG ATGCGCAGCACCAGAAAGGTGTCAGTGTGGCCAGTAGCCTTCGTCGGTGGCTTGCGCTACGAGTCACCCAAAGTGAACGCTGCAGGGAAGGTCTATGGCTGGAAAACTGTGTTCGACCCCCATCGCCCCTTTGCTATAGACATGGCGGGGTTTGCTGTGAACCTCAGACTGATCCTCCAGCGATCTCAGGCTTACTTCAAACTGCGAGGAGTGAAGGGAGGCTACCAAGAGAGCAGCCTGCTCCGGGAACTAGTGACCCTGAGTGACCTTGAGCCGAAAGCTGCCAATTGCACTAAG
- the B3GAT1 gene encoding galactosylgalactosylxylosylprotein 3-beta-glucuronosyltransferase 1 isoform X1 translates to MCSAVLSLGFSLSGNEELWVQSVLEMPKRRDILAIVLIVLPWTLLITVWHQSTIAPLLAVHKDDGGDSRRDLAAGLDSKEYCLSDRDIVEVVRTEYVYTRPPPWSDTLPTIHVITPTYSRPVQKAELTRLANTLLHVPNLHWILVEDSQRRTPLITRLLRDTGLNYTHLNVETPRNYKLRGDMRDPRIPRGTMQRNLALRWLRETFNKNNSQPGIVYFADDDNTYSLELFEEMRSTRKVSVWPVAFVGGLRYESPKVNAAGKVYGWKTVFDPHRPFAIDMAGFAVNLRLILQRSQAYFKLRGVKGGYQESSLLRELVTLSDLEPKAANCTKILVWHTRTEKPVLVNEGKKGFTDPNVEI, encoded by the exons aTGTGCTCTGCTGTTCTGTCTCTGGGGTTTTCACTGTCAGGTAATGAGGAGCTGTGGGTCCAGTCAGTCTTGGAGATGCCGAAGAGACGAGACATCCTGGCTATCGTGCTGATAGTTCTGCCCTGGACACTGCTAATCACCGTCTGGCACCAGAGCACCATTGCTCCACTGCTTGCAGTGCACAAGG ATGATGGTGGTGACTCCCGGCGTGATCTCGCTGCAGGCTTGGACTCCAAGGAATACTGCTTGTCGGACCGGGACATTGTGGAGGTGGTGAGGACAGAATATGTTTATACCCGCCCACCCCCATGGTCAGACACCCTTCCCACCATCCACGTCATTACACCCACCTACAGCCGGCCCGTACAGAAGGCAGAGCTGACGCGCCTGGCCAACACCCTCCTGCACGTGCCAAACCTGCACTGGATCCTGGTGGAGGACTCACAGCGGCGCACGCCTCTCATCACCCGGCTGCTGCGGGACACGGGGCTTAACTACACCCACCTCAACGTAGAGACACCCCGCAACTACAAGCTGCGGGGAGACATGAGGGATCCCCGCATTCCCCGGGGAACCATGCAGAGGAACCTTGCCCTGAGATGGCTGAGAGAGACctttaacaaaaataacagcCAGCCTGGGATTGTTTACTTTGCCGATGACGATAACACCTACAGCCTGGAGCTCTTTGAGGAG ATGCGCAGCACCAGAAAGGTGTCAGTGTGGCCAGTAGCCTTCGTCGGTGGCTTGCGCTACGAGTCACCCAAAGTGAACGCTGCAGGGAAGGTCTATGGCTGGAAAACTGTGTTCGACCCCCATCGCCCCTTTGCTATAGACATGGCGGGGTTTGCTGTGAACCTCAGACTGATCCTCCAGCGATCTCAGGCTTACTTCAAACTGCGAGGAGTGAAGGGAGGCTACCAAGAGAGCAGCCTGCTCCGGGAACTAGTGACCCTGAGTGACCTTGAGCCGAAAGCTGCCAATTGCACTAAG